Below is a genomic region from Thermithiobacillus plumbiphilus.
TCGGGGTCATCATTGAGCGGGGCCAGCGTGACTAGAGCGCTGCCGCTCGTTTATGCCGGTCTCGGGAGCAATGTGGACCGGGAGCGGCATCTGCGGCTGGCGCTCGATGCCCTGCGCGCCTGTGTCGGTCCGCTGAAGCTTTCGCCGGTTTACGAAAGCGCGGACAGCCGCTTCGGAGGCCCGGCCTTTTATAATCTGGTGGTCGCCTTTCATGCGGACCTGCCGCCCGCGGCGCTGCGCAACCGTTTTCGCGATATCGAGGCCCGGTGTGGTCGGACCGCGCGCCGGGGCGAAACCTTTCCCCTGGATATCGATCTGCTGCTCT
It encodes:
- the folK gene encoding 2-amino-4-hydroxy-6-hydroxymethyldihydropteridine diphosphokinase, which produces MTRALPLVYAGLGSNVDRERHLRLALDALRACVGPLKLSPVYESADSRFGGPAFYNLVVAFHADLPPAALRNRFRDIEARCGRTARRGETFPLDIDLLLYGDLANEDPRLPHPDILSSAFVLKPLRDLAPDLRHPATGRTLAWHWAAFDQLAARDLKPVSVDLS